TGATAGTCGTTCCACTGATCCAGTATCTCGGTCAGTTCACGGGCTTCGGAGATCGTCTTGCAATGGTCTCCCACTTCCTCGATGTCTTCGATCGGCACCTTGCTTTCGGGTTGGGTGGCTTCGAAATTACCTTCGTCGATGTCCTCCTCGTCCTTCTCTTCCCTAAGCTCCAAAAGCGGATTGTTGACCAATTCCTGCTTGATATAGCTTTCCAGCTCCAATATCGGCAGCGAGAGCATTTTCAGGGATTGGAGCATCTTTGGCTTGAGCGCCAGTTCCTGTTTTTGCCGCAGGGCAAGGTGTTGCTCGAAGTTGCTCATAACCTTTGCTCAAAAGGGTTGCTCAAGAACCTGTCTCCCAAATAAACTTGTTTTGCTTTTTCATCATTGATCAGCTCCATTGAAGATCCGGACACGATGATCTTGCCTTCAAAGATAATATACGCGCGATTGACGATTTTCAAAGTCTCAATAACATTGTGGTCGGTGATCATCACACCGATGTTCTTGTCCCGAAGCTTGCCGATGATATCCTGAATGTCCGATACTGCGATGGGATCGACCCCCGCAAAAGGCTCATCCATAAAGATAAAGGTGGGGGTTGTCACCAACGCTCTGGTAATCTCCAGTTTGCGGCGTTCGCCGCCGGATAAAGTATAGGCTTTTTGTTTTGCCAGATGGCTGAGATTCAGCTCTTGGAGGGATTCTACAAGGCGTTTTTTCTGCTCTTTGCGGTTGATGCCGAGAGTTTGCAGAATGGCGAGGATGTTTTCCTCCACCGTGAGCTTTGAAAAGATCGAAGGTGCCTGCGCCAGATAGCCGATCCCCAGGCGTGCCCGTTTATACATCGGACGGTGGGTGATGTCCTTGTCGTTCAGAAAGACCTTGCCCTGGTTCGGCTTGGCGAGACCGATGATCATATAAAAAGTGGTGGTCTTCCCCGCTCCGTTAGGACCGAGGATTCCGACGACCTCGCCTTGGTTGATCTCCATACTGAGATCGTTCACCACGGTTCTTCTGCCGTATGTTTTCACCAGATTCTGTGCGCGTATTTTATGCATTTCCATATAATGCTAATTTACTTAAGCGCCCTGTATTTGTCAAGAATTGTTATGGAATTTATAGCGACCTTTGATGCTTTTTTTCATCCGCATTGTATCGAGCTTGTTGTCTGATGAGAACTTAGCCTCCAGAAACTCGCCCGTGGCGCTGTTGATAAAGAAGTCCGTTTTATCCTTTTTCTCCTGTTGATAGTAATATGAAACCTGATTTTCGGCGCTAAACTCACGGATGGAATCGTCCTCAAAAAGAATGGAAACATAGCCTGCAGTCACCCAGTTCTTCTTCTCGGCTCCCCGCTGCTCGGCATAGAAAACCCTGCAGGAATCCACCAGTTCCGCCCTTTGCAGTTTGCGCTCGTCGAAATAGAGATAAAACTCCCTGGCGGTCGCTTTGGCAAAATCGGACGTGAAAACCGGCTCTCCGGTGAAGACGGCTTTGTCCTCCTTGAGAAAGTAGATGAGGAAATCACTGGTCGCGTTATAGTCGCTTGAGCGGACATCGACATTGAAGGTGGCGACCAATTTACGCTCCAGA
The window above is part of the Candidatus Cloacimonadaceae bacterium genome. Proteins encoded here:
- the lptB gene encoding LPS export ABC transporter ATP-binding protein — its product is MHKIRAQNLVKTYGRRTVVNDLSMEINQGEVVGILGPNGAGKTTTFYMIIGLAKPNQGKVFLNDKDITHRPMYKRARLGIGYLAQAPSIFSKLTVEENILAILQTLGINRKEQKKRLVESLQELNLSHLAKQKAYTLSGGERRKLEITRALVTTPTFIFMDEPFAGVDPIAVSDIQDIIGKLRDKNIGVMITDHNVIETLKIVNRAYIIFEGKIIVSGSSMELINDEKAKQVYLGDRFLSNPFEQRL